Genomic window (Fodinibius salicampi):
GGCGGAGTTGGTTAAGCGTATGGTACCGGGCGTGGATAAGATTCGCATGGTAAATTCCGGGACCGAAGCATGCATGAGCGCTATCCGTGTGGCCCGGGGATATACCGGGCGAGATAAAGTGATCAAGTTTCAAGGGAACTATCACGGTCATGGGGATTCCTTCCTTATTAACGCCGGTAGCGGCGCTCTCACACTCGGTACTCCCAGTAGCCCGGGGGTAACCGAAGGAACTGCAAATGATACATTAACAGCGGACTATAACGATTTAAATTCAGTAAAGCAGCTGCTGAATGAATTTGAAGATGAGGTCGCTGCTATTATTGTAGAGCCTGTAGCCGGAAATATGGGGTGCATTCCTCCCCAGAAGGGATTTTTGAGCGGGCTCCGTGAACTTTGTAATGGCCATGATGTTGTGCTTATCTTTGATGAAGTAATGACCGGTTTCCGTGTAGCTCAGGGGGGTGCCCAGCAACGTTATGGAGTTACCGCTGATTTGGTCACCTATGGCAAAATAATTGGTGCCGGTTTACCGGTCGGGGCTTTTGGCGGAAAGGAAGAGATCATGCAAGTAGTGTCACCCGACGGGCCTGTTTACCAGGCTGGTACGCTTTCTGGTAATCCGCTGGCGATGATTGCCGGTTACACGCTTTTGTCTGAATTACATGAAAACCCTGTACATTATGATGAATTGGAGGAAAAGACTACCTATCTGTATACCGGATTATCCGAAGTTTTTACTGACTATGATGTGCCGGTACATTTAAATCGTGTTGGTTCTATGCTGGGCTTTTTCTTTACGGAAGAAGAAGTTGTTAATTTTGAGACGGCAAATACCACAGATCAAGAATTGTTTAAAGCCTTTTTCCATGCCATGCTTAAGAATGGTATTTATTTACCTCCTTCTCCCTTCGAGTCGCTGTTTTTAGCAAATTCACTGACAAAAGAGATGCTGGATCAAACACTGGATGCTGCTGGTGCATCGATAGAGCAAGCTCTTAATAAGATATAAGTATCGGATATATGGGAGAATTTATTGAAAAAATGAAAGAAAGATGGGGAGTGGAAACGCTGGGAAGTGTTTTGATAATCCTGGTTATTTTTTCTATAACAGGGATATCGGTGCTCTTTGTTAGAAGTGCCGCCTTTAGCTGGTTGGGGATAGATGGGGAGACTCCTCTTTGGATTGAAATCGTGGCTTGGATCATCATTGTCTTTCCTGCCTACCAGCTACTTTTTTTATTTTATGGCTTTATACTGGGACAGTTTGAATTTGTATGGAATTTTGAAAAGAAAAGCCTCCTCCGTATAAAAAGCTTGTTTATCAGAGAGAAGAGCTAGTCCTCCATTTTTTCAAGCTTTTTCTGTTTCTTACGGGCAAGAGAATCTACGACTAAGCTATAAGAATCCTTGATCCATTCTTTAATAAGCTCATCATCAAGATCTTCATTGAGATATATAGTGTTCCAGTGCCGTTTATCCATATATGCAGCCGGTTGAACTTCCTCATAAAGATCCCGAAGCATAGCTGCTTTAACCGGATCACATTTAATTTCTATGCTTTCAAAATTGTCTGTGTCGGTTATGGCAAAAACCTCATCCATAACATTAATAGCTAAAATGTTATTATCATCGAAGGGATAATCTTCTGATGTACCGTTGAATGATAGACAAAACTTTTTAAAATCCTTTAACTTCATGAAGGTAATTATATGTGATAGATTATTGGCGTTAGCTAATTTTTGTAGTAAAAAATGAGTTAGTTGTTAACCATTTTGTAGTCATTTATAAATTCATTAATCAACCCTTTTGCAGATTCATTAATGACATCTAGCTGATCATATGATACAAGTCCCAAAGTTGCAGTCTCCCAAGTGTTTGCAGTTGTTTGAAGATCCCTGTTTAGACTTAGTTTTACCGGCTGGTAGAAATATACATTAATAGCAAAGGGAATAAGTCCCCGTCCGGCATTCATAGCATTAATATGAACGTAAAGAAGAGGAAATTGATCCGATTCCTTGAGCTTTTTTTCAGAGATAACCGTTATATTGTTATCATTCAGCAATTGTTCTCCCATTTTCTGCAAAGAGGATATATCAATTTCTTCAGCTTCTATGAGCGAAGATGGTGCTTCATAATTAACAGAAAAACCCATCGACTGTATCCCTTTAAGAGAGCTACGTTCCCTGTCAACTTCATTCTGGGCCTGTAAAAGCATGGGGAAAAGTCCCAAAAAAAGCATGATCAATATCCTATGTGTGTATTTTTTAAGCATGCTGGTGAACAAACAGGCTGATTTATTACAGTATATTGCAAAACTGTGCCAGAGAATATCTTACAAGCAGCAGTCAGGGCTTTTGAGAGCACTTTTATAATTAATGTAAAGATATAATAATGAATGGGAACTGCAAGTATAAGTTTATAGTCTGTAATATTGTAATACTACGTTTTTAAAAACCTTTCCAGACAGCTATGGCAAGGAGTAGCCACGAGAGGATAAAGCATATGCCACCTACAGGTGTAATAGCACCGAGCCAGCGTAATCCCATGGTTGACAACAGGTATAAACTTCCCGAAAAGATGATGATTCCGGCCACCATTAAAATACCTGACCAGTATAGCAGGCTGGAATTGGGTAGGTATTGCGCCGTTATACCTACAATGAATAATCCAATAGCATGGTAGAAGTGGTATTGGACACCTGTTTTGAAAATTTCCATCATCTCTTCGGAGAGTATACTCTTTAGACCATGAGCTCCAAATGCCCCTATCATAACCCCCAAAGCCATAATGATAGATCCCAGTATTAAAAATAGTTTTTGCATAGCTTATTTTTTGCAACTAAAACTGATACTTAACTTGGCCGTTACATAAATTACTGTCGTAAAAATACCCGATGTAAATGAAGAAATAATGAATGCGACAGGTGGGCGGATATTTATCCTTTAAATCCTACTTCTTTATGTGTGCCATCGCAGAACGGTTTGGCAGACGACTGGCCACAGCGGCACAGCGCTATATTTTTTGTACTACTTACCGGTTGGGCTGTAATAGAAAATACTTGGTACTCACCTTCAATTAAGGCAGGTCCGTTTTTCATCAACTTTATAATGAGTGGATTTTCACTGTCTTCCTTTTCTTCTGTAGGTGATTCCAGTTTTTCGGGATCAAAAGCCGCAGGCGCTTCAAAAAGTATATCCCGGTGTGAATTATCACAGAGCGGCTTGTTGTCAGACTGTCCGCAACGGCATAATGCCATACGAGTATCTTTGAGTACCGTTTCTCCTTCGGCATTTCGTACTTCTATATTTCCCCGAAAGTAAACCGGTCCATCGGGTGAGATAATAATGGCATTCTGAGGTTCCGGTTGTTCTTCCGAATCAGCATCGCGGTATTTTAAAGCCCCGGTGGGACAGCTCTGTACTACCCGCTTAATCTGGGTTATAGTTGCATTTTCAGGTTGGATCCAGGGCCTTTTATCAGGATTAAAAACGGAGGGAAGGTTTTTTACACATTCAGCAGCATGGATACACCGTTCCTGGTCGTATTCAACAGTAATATCATCCGTTTCGTAATTGTGAATATTTAATTTCATGGAAGCTTTGCTATTTCAGAATTGATAAGATTACCTTAATCATGGTTAGTTACTATACAATACAAAGCAATTACTTTCAAAAGTCCATTGGGTTAGGATACTTAAATTTATAGTTGAGAACTTGTTTTAGTTTCTGGTTGGAAACGACTTTATAGCCTTCCTCTTCATCTTCTGCGTATTGTGGTGGTGGTAAATCCCGCTCTCTGGCTACAGCCGGATAATACATTCTTTTAGGGGGATGGGCATCTGAAACACCATTAAAGACGTCGTTGCGGATATCCCGATCAATAATTTCCCGAATAATTCCTATACAATCATCCCGATGAATTAAGTTAACAGGAGCATTCCCTTTTTTGAGATTCTTACGTCCCGACAAATGAGTAACCGGGTGACGATCGTAGCCATAAAGTCCTCCGAACCTAATAATAGTCGTATCAAATGCGGGTTGCTGCTGTAAAAGCTTTTCGGCTGTTAAGAGAGCATTTCCGGAGTTTCGGGCTGCTTTGCCCGGCTGGGCATCTTCTTCGGTAACAATGCCTGGTTTGGGAGGGTAGACTGAAGTAGAGCTTACAAAGATAAGATGAGATATCGTTGAGTCTTCTAGCTGTTTTATAATAGCTTTTATCTGTTGTTCATGGAAGGTCTCGACGTTATCTCGTTTACGTCCCGGAGGGATATTCAGGATTAGCAGATCTGAATCCCAAAAGCTTTGATTTGCTTCTTTATTTATTTCAGGATTGAAATTAATTAAGTAGGGGGTAATATTTTTGCCCTTGAGAAGTGCTAGTTTATCGGATCTGGTAGTCGATCCTTTAATCATATTGTCTTTGTCGCGAAGCTGCTCTCCAAGAGGAAGGCCCAGCCACCCACATCCTAAAATGCTAATTACCATAATAGATAGGTCTTAAAAATGGTTTGTCCGGAAAGGACATTTGCTATTAAGATTTGTTAGTGCAAGGAACATCTGAAATATAATTAAGTATCATAAAGTAACGAATTGCTATCACAGCTATTAATGTTAACTAATAATTTTTAACAGTCAAATACTATGAAACATACTATTTTATCAGTCATTGTATTGTCCTTTGCGTTGCTATTTTCGGCTTGCTCCGAAAATTCTCAGGAAGAGGCTAGTCAGATGCAGGAAAACGCGGAGCAGACAACCGAGGACGCTATGAATTCCATGCAGGATCAAATGGACTCAATGAGTGAGGAATTTGTGAGCGAACTGGAGCAACTGGAGCAAGAGCTTGATAAAGAGATGGCACAGATTGAGGAAGCCATTAATGATCAATCAGAAGAGATCGAGCCCGAAGTTGAAGAACGATGGAATAATCTGAAGGAACAGAGAGAGCAGCTTAATGCCACTTACGAAGAGGTGAAATCCGGTTCAATTGAGAACCTTGAATCCATAAAAAGTGATTTGAAAGATCAATACTCAAGCTTTAAAGAAGATCTCCAGGAATTAAAAGCAGATTTGGGGATAGAAAAGTCTCAATAGCTAATAGTTTTTTCTTAGTGAATGGAGTAAAAGGCCCGATTTCATGATCGGGCCTTTTGTATAAATATTCAGTTGAAAAATAATGTACTGCAGATCTTTCAGGGATTTACTCTTCATCCATATAAGGATAGGTCCAATCTTTGGCCGGTACGGTTGTTTCTTTTATGGATCGAACCGATATCCAGCGCATTAGGTTGGCAGCACTGCCGGCTTTGTCGTTGGTTCCGGATTTTCGGGCACCTCCAAAAGGTTGCTGGTTGACAATAGCTGCGGTCGGTTTATCATTGATGTAAAAATTACCGGCGGCCTGACGCAGATAATCGGCCATCTTCTTAAGCGCATAGCGCTCTTGGGCAAATATAGCACCAGTTAATGCATATGGGGAGGTATTATCGCAGAGTTCCAGCGTTTCCTCGAATTTTTCATCTTCATAGACATAAACGGTAAGTACCGGACCAAAAATTTCTTCCTCCATAGTCTTAAATTTTGGATCATGGGCCAGCACTAACGTCGGTTCTACAAAGTATCCTTCGGAGTCATCATAATTACCGCCATAGAGAATTTCACCGTCGTCCGACTCTTTCACGTAGTCGATATACGAAGTGATATTGTCGAATGCTTTCTGGTCGATTACTGCCCCCATAAAGTTAGTGAAGTCTTCTACATCGCCATAGTTTACATCCTTAACTTCATCGAGGAATTTGTCACGAAATTCATCCCATATCGAGTCGGGGATATACATGCGGGAGGCCGCCGAGCATTTTTGACCTTGGTATTCATAAGCGGCCCGAATAGCAGCAATAACTACGGCATCGACATCCGCTGATTCATGAGCAAAGATGAAATCTTTACCGCCTGTTTCACCAACAATGCGTGGATACGTATTATATTTTTCGATATTCTCAGCAATACTTTTCCAAAGGTATTGGAAAGTATTGGTAGATCCGGTGAAATGTAATCCCGATAGGTGTTCACTTTTAATAACCGGATCGCCCACGTCTGCACCGCTACCTGGCAGAAAGTTAATGACCCCATCAGGCATTCCTGCTTCTTTCAATACTTTCATTATAAAGTAGCTGGAATAAATAGAGGAAGTTGCGGGCTTCCAGAGGGAAACGTTACCGCAGAGGGCAGGAGCCAGCGGCAAATTTCCGGCTATGGCCGTAAAGTTAAAGGGGGTAACTGCAAACACAAAACCTTCGAGTGGGCGGTATTCCATGCGGTTCCACATGCCCTCTGGAGAGTAGGGCTGCTTTTCATAGATTTCCTGCAGGTAATAGGCATTAAATCGCAGGAAATCAGCAAATTCTCCTACTGCTTCAATTTCGGACTGATGCGGGGTTTTGGACTGCCCCAACATGGTAGAGGCGTTCATGGTGTATCGGTAAGGACCGGTAACAAGGTCAGCAGCCTTTAAGTAGATGGAGGCGCGTTCTTCCCACGGCATGTCAGCCCATTGTTTGCGTGCTTCCAAGGCTGCCTCTATAGCCATATCCACCTCTTTTTGGCCACATAAATGAACGGTTCCTAACTTGTGGCTGTGGTTGTGAGGCATTACCACATCCTCTTGTCGATCAGTTTTTACTTCCTTGCCGCCGATAATGGCCGGAATTTGAATTTCTTGATTCTTTAAACGATTGATCTCTTCACGTAACTCTTCGCGTTCGGGAGTGCCTGGGGCGTACGAGTTATATGACTCGTTCTCCGGTTCCCGAATTTCAAAAAATGCATTAGACATAATTCTGTGTTGCTTTGTTTTCGGATTTTCTTGACTGCGGAATACTTATTTTTTCAATATTGTAAGGTATAAAAAATTTTACAGAATTGATGGCATGGTCATTCATCAACTGGAAAGTGATTCAAGAAATGTTTCGGTCTTTTTAGCAGTTTTGAATCCGGATAGAATACAATCAGGTACGGAAACTCCGCCTCGGAAATTACCATCCAGAAAAAGACCGTTATGCTTTTTTTCGATCTCTTCGATCTGCTTTAAATACTGGTCGTATCCTACCTCATACTGAGGGATATTTTTTTTCCAATAGCGATGATGAGTAAAAATCGGATCGCCTGAAATATTAAGCAATTCCCCTATTTCATCCATAATAATAGATTGAAGCTCCTGCTTAGGCTTGGAAGCCAGCCCGGGATTTCGGGCACCTCCAATAAAACAAGTCAACAGCTCATGATCCTTGGGTACCCGATTCGGGAAGAGGGTGGATGAAAAAAGTACACCCAGAGTCCGGCGATCTTCCACTTCGGGAATAAGCATTCCAAAGCCGTCCAATGGGTGTTCGATTTGACTAGATCTGAATCCCAGTGCGATTACGCTTATTGGAGCATAAGGAAGCTCGTTTAGTTCGTCGGGTATCGATATATTGAAGATCGAAGAAAGGCTGTGGGCAGGTAGGGTTGAAATGATAACATCGTGGGTCTGAGTAAAAGGCATACCCTTAGTATTGCCACCTACTTCCCAATGGGAATCTTTATTAGTAATAGAGGTTATTTCAGTCTCTATATCAATGGTCCCGGAAATAGCTCCGGCCATAGCTTTTGGGAGCGTTTGGTTGCCTTCTTTGAAAGAGATGAGCGACCGTTTTATTGATGAATTCTTCCGATCTCGCTTGATAGCTCCTTTGAGGAGACTGCCATGCTCCTGCTCCATTTCCCAGAGTGGGGCAAAGGTGTGCTTAACGGACAATTTTTTTGGATCTCCTGCATAAATACCAGATACGAAAGGATTAATGGCATAATCCAGCGGTTCGGAACCAAGTCGGCGGCTAATAAAGGAAGCGATTGATTCGTCCGATTGCTCTTGCTTTGCCACAAAAGGTTCTTTAAGAAGTCGGAACTTAGCGTTTAAGGAGAGTAGGCTTGTTTTTAGAAAATCAGAAACAGATAAAGGGAGAGGGATTGGACGATTATTCTTAACAACATAACGTTTTTTAGCAATATTGTTGGCTTCTACTATTATGTCATTAAGTCCTAGACTGTCAAGAAGCTCCCATAATTCCGGCGATTTAATCATTAATGTATTGGGACCTTCTTCAACTAACCAGTCATTAATAGAAGCAGTTTTAATAGCTCCCCCTACTACGGCCTCTTTTTCGTAAACCGTTACGTTAATATTCTTTTGTGATAAAGCATATGCGGTACTAAGTCCCGATATGCCAGCTCCCAAAATACCAACCGTTGAATTTTTTTTAGTCATTGTGTAAGAAAATCTATACTTTTGGCATCTTAATTAGAACTAATCTAAATTAATGCATGCCTGTTTTTGTCAATCAAAACCAGGATAAGTTTATTAATAATAGGCATTACATATAAATGAACAGTGAAGAACAGACAATGAATATGATGAATTATTTTTCAACAACAATATTAGTAGTACTATCTGCAGTTATACTAACTGCTTGTGGTGGATCAACTGATAGTGACGAGCTGATAGTATATTCGGGACGAAGCCAAGCATTAGTGGATCCCTTGGTGGATGATTTTAAAGAACAGACGGGTATAGATATAAAGGTTCGATACGGCAATGATGCAGAACTGCTTGCAGTAATGAGCGAAGAGGGAGACCAAAGTCCCGCTGATGTCTATTGGGCCAATACTACCGGTGCACTGGCAAATGCATCCCAGCAGGAGATGTTGACGACCTTGCCAGATTCACTGATTTCAAAACCAGCAGCATACAGATCTTCTTCCGGGAAGTGGGTTCCTGTGACAGTCCGATTTCGAGTATTAGCTTATAATCCTGCAAATGTTGATACATCCGATCTTCCCGGCTCGGTGCTTGATTTACCCGAAATGGAAGAGCTCCAGGGACGTGTTGGATGGACGCCTACCTACTCCAGCTTTTACGATTTTATCACGGCATTACGACTTACTGAAAGTGATGAAGTTGCTAAGAATTGGCTCAATAATATGCAATCGCTAGATCCCAAAGCCTACAGCTCAAATACGCCGATGGTACAGGCAATTTTAGCGGGAGAAATTGATATGGGGCTTACAAATCACTACTACGTAATCCAGACAAAATACGGCGGTAAGGAAGGATATTTTGAGGATCATGAGCACTATGGTGAAGCAGAGCCAGATCCCAATGCCAGTATTGAGACCTATCACTTTGCAAAAGGTGATATTGGTAACTTGGCATTGGTAACGGGAGCGTCTCAACTTCAGACAGCGGATAGTCCGGAGCTAGCCCAAAGATTCTTGAGTTTTTTGCTGTCAAAACAGGCACAGGAGTATGCCGCCGAATCGGTTAATGAATATCCGGTGATGGATAATGTGGCACTTCCCGATTATATGCTGGAAGCGGATGAAGCTCTACAGTTGAGTCCCGATTATGACTTTGAACAGTTACAGCAGCTCGAAGGTACGCTGAATCTTCTTCGTGAGGTTGGAATAATTTAAAGTTGACAAGAGATTTAATTAGTAAAGCCCTGTCCGTTTTTTCGGCAGGGCTTTTTTATTTTTAGAGGCTTTGCAAAGCCTCCTTTATATATGTATAGGTCACTTAAAGACGAGGGTTAACTACATTGTTATAAATAGAGCCAAAGCTGAATTCAAGTCCAAAACGCACCTCGTACGAATAAGAAGTAAGCCGTTGACGAAGGTTAAGCAGCTGCTCTTCGTCTGTGATGTCTCCTGCAGGTATGGAAAGCTGATTATTGATCCATGCATATTCACCAGAGATATAAAACGAGAGTCCGCGAAAGACTCGAAAGTCAAGCTGAACTTCTGTATCGAGTCGATTTTTGTTAAAATCATGAAGAAAAGCAGAGGCATTTATGTTTGCTTCAAATTCTCCCCAGGGCTGAGTGAATTCAATATCAGAACTCAGCTGTTGTCGCATTAGCCGTTCAGAGTTTTTACCATAAATTGTGATATCATTGTAATCATAATACCCACCAGTTAACCTGTACATAAATGTAATTTGTCGTTCTGTGAATTCACGGTAGGGAAAAACACTGTATTCTACAGCGGGACTTCCTTCGATACGCAGATCATAATTGTTCCGGGTAGAATGACCTACTCTTGTGAAAATGCCCGCCGACCAATGGTCACTCAGACTTTTAACTAATAACAGATCGGCGCCACGACTTTCTCTTATAAAGGTTCTGGTTTCTTCGTCGTCCTCAAAGGTTTGACGCTCGTAAAACTGACTTACATCAAATTCAAATTTCCATTCCGGTGTTATTCGCTCAGCACTTATACGGCCCCTGAGCCCGAACTCTTTCTCAGATTCCTCCCCTTCAATGTCAGTATCAGCCCGTATATCAAACACCCAGTAATTCCAACTGTCACTTTCTGCGTCTGACTGGGAACTCCCTTCTGTAGCCTCATAATTAATATTCAGCTCATCAGCGATAGGCCGATCAATCAGGTAGAAAAACAGGCCTCTTTTAATGTATCGGTTAAGGCCAATGCGCTCCTCATCCTGAGTATCTGATTCTGCGGCAAAGTAAGTAAGGGTTCGATCCACTCCCTTAAACTCATTGCCACCAATAAATTTTAGAGTGTATTCCTCTCCGCCACTACCTGTTCGCTGATTTGTTATCAGAAGATGAACATCGGCATCTTCTTGATTTCGTACGTAGTTGACAAAATTAATTTCGTCTCGAACGTAACCTTCATCGCATGCCCGGCGACAATCCAGATATACATCAATCGTTTTTGTAGAATCTTGAGCAAGTAATGTTTCGGGTACAAAAAAGAGGAGTAGCGCAAAAAGAGGATATAGATATGCTTTATGCATTATTTTTTAAAACTATTTAGAGACATCATAATCTCTGTTTCAAGATTTCTATTTTTACCCCGCAAACGGATACAAGTATAAAGAAAAGACTTAATAAAATTTTGTAATAAGATTTAAAGAAAACCAATACAGTAAAAATCCTTACCTATGTGGGGTGCTTAATTAGTATAAGAGCGCAATATGTACTAAACATGAATGAAATCTGTACTAAAACTGAAGATTTGAATTGTTCAGGGTCAGTTATATTCCCTATATGTATTATTAAATTTGAATCCCCAGAGAAATATAGAAGTTGCGAACTTTGGCAGGAATGATGCCCGGTCCCGGATAGCCGGTAGCGCGACGCGTAAAATATTTTTCATCAGTAAGATTATTTACCCCGGCTTCCAGGTTAAGACGATCAAAGTGGTATTGAGCCGAAAAATCCATCACTTGATAAGCAGGAATGATGCCCTCAATAGCTGTTGGAGTGCGGTGGGCATTGGAAGCATCCGAAAAATGTTCAGCCACGTAGGTATATTGATAAGAAGCCTCAAAGCCCGCTTTAGAGAAGGTAAGACCTGTTTTAAGATTAAAGGGAGGAACAAGTTCTACTTCGTTGCCCTCAATGCCATTTTCATTGGAATTCGTATATGTAGCATTTATA
Coding sequences:
- a CDS encoding DUF423 domain-containing protein, translating into MQKLFLILGSIIMALGVMIGAFGAHGLKSILSEEMMEIFKTGVQYHFYHAIGLFIVGITAQYLPNSSLLYWSGILMVAGIIIFSGSLYLLSTMGLRWLGAITPVGGICFILSWLLLAIAVWKGF
- a CDS encoding NAD(P)H-binding protein, with protein sequence MVISILGCGWLGLPLGEQLRDKDNMIKGSTTRSDKLALLKGKNITPYLINFNPEINKEANQSFWDSDLLILNIPPGRKRDNVETFHEQQIKAIIKQLEDSTISHLIFVSSTSVYPPKPGIVTEEDAQPGKAARNSGNALLTAEKLLQQQPAFDTTIIRFGGLYGYDRHPVTHLSGRKNLKKGNAPVNLIHRDDCIGIIREIIDRDIRNDVFNGVSDAHPPKRMYYPAVARERDLPPPQYAEDEEEGYKVVSNQKLKQVLNYKFKYPNPMDF
- a CDS encoding MmcQ/YjbR family DNA-binding protein — encoded protein: MKLKDFKKFCLSFNGTSEDYPFDDNNILAINVMDEVFAITDTDNFESIEIKCDPVKAAMLRDLYEEVQPAAYMDKRHWNTIYLNEDLDDELIKEWIKDSYSLVVDSLARKKQKKLEKMED
- a CDS encoding iron ABC transporter substrate-binding protein: MMNYFSTTILVVLSAVILTACGGSTDSDELIVYSGRSQALVDPLVDDFKEQTGIDIKVRYGNDAELLAVMSEEGDQSPADVYWANTTGALANASQQEMLTTLPDSLISKPAAYRSSSGKWVPVTVRFRVLAYNPANVDTSDLPGSVLDLPEMEELQGRVGWTPTYSSFYDFITALRLTESDEVAKNWLNNMQSLDPKAYSSNTPMVQAILAGEIDMGLTNHYYVIQTKYGGKEGYFEDHEHYGEAEPDPNASIETYHFAKGDIGNLALVTGASQLQTADSPELAQRFLSFLLSKQAQEYAAESVNEYPVMDNVALPDYMLEADEALQLSPDYDFEQLQQLEGTLNLLREVGII
- the hemL gene encoding glutamate-1-semialdehyde 2,1-aminomutase, which encodes MLETSKELFERAKQSIPGGVNSPARAFNSVGGSPVFMEKAEGSILTDVDGKEYIDYVGSWGPMILGHAYEPVIEAVQETAAKSTSFGAPTELEVKMAELVKRMVPGVDKIRMVNSGTEACMSAIRVARGYTGRDKVIKFQGNYHGHGDSFLINAGSGALTLGTPSSPGVTEGTANDTLTADYNDLNSVKQLLNEFEDEVAAIIVEPVAGNMGCIPPQKGFLSGLRELCNGHDVVLIFDEVMTGFRVAQGGAQQRYGVTADLVTYGKIIGAGLPVGAFGGKEEIMQVVSPDGPVYQAGTLSGNPLAMIAGYTLLSELHENPVHYDELEEKTTYLYTGLSEVFTDYDVPVHLNRVGSMLGFFFTEEEVVNFETANTTDQELFKAFFHAMLKNGIYLPPSPFESLFLANSLTKEMLDQTLDAAGASIEQALNKI
- the pruA gene encoding L-glutamate gamma-semialdehyde dehydrogenase, producing MSNAFFEIREPENESYNSYAPGTPEREELREEINRLKNQEIQIPAIIGGKEVKTDRQEDVVMPHNHSHKLGTVHLCGQKEVDMAIEAALEARKQWADMPWEERASIYLKAADLVTGPYRYTMNASTMLGQSKTPHQSEIEAVGEFADFLRFNAYYLQEIYEKQPYSPEGMWNRMEYRPLEGFVFAVTPFNFTAIAGNLPLAPALCGNVSLWKPATSSIYSSYFIMKVLKEAGMPDGVINFLPGSGADVGDPVIKSEHLSGLHFTGSTNTFQYLWKSIAENIEKYNTYPRIVGETGGKDFIFAHESADVDAVVIAAIRAAYEYQGQKCSAASRMYIPDSIWDEFRDKFLDEVKDVNYGDVEDFTNFMGAVIDQKAFDNITSYIDYVKESDDGEILYGGNYDDSEGYFVEPTLVLAHDPKFKTMEEEIFGPVLTVYVYEDEKFEETLELCDNTSPYALTGAIFAQERYALKKMADYLRQAAGNFYINDKPTAAIVNQQPFGGARKSGTNDKAGSAANLMRWISVRSIKETTVPAKDWTYPYMDEE
- a CDS encoding DUF6787 family protein, producing the protein MGEFIEKMKERWGVETLGSVLIILVIFSITGISVLFVRSAAFSWLGIDGETPLWIEIVAWIIIVFPAYQLLFLFYGFILGQFEFVWNFEKKSLLRIKSLFIREKS
- the hemG gene encoding protoporphyrinogen oxidase, translated to MTKKNSTVGILGAGISGLSTAYALSQKNINVTVYEKEAVVGGAIKTASINDWLVEEGPNTLMIKSPELWELLDSLGLNDIIVEANNIAKKRYVVKNNRPIPLPLSVSDFLKTSLLSLNAKFRLLKEPFVAKQEQSDESIASFISRRLGSEPLDYAINPFVSGIYAGDPKKLSVKHTFAPLWEMEQEHGSLLKGAIKRDRKNSSIKRSLISFKEGNQTLPKAMAGAISGTIDIETEITSITNKDSHWEVGGNTKGMPFTQTHDVIISTLPAHSLSSIFNISIPDELNELPYAPISVIALGFRSSQIEHPLDGFGMLIPEVEDRRTLGVLFSSTLFPNRVPKDHELLTCFIGGARNPGLASKPKQELQSIIMDEIGELLNISGDPIFTHHRYWKKNIPQYEVGYDQYLKQIEEIEKKHNGLFLDGNFRGGVSVPDCILSGFKTAKKTETFLESLSS
- a CDS encoding CDGSH iron-sulfur domain-containing protein, translated to MKLNIHNYETDDITVEYDQERCIHAAECVKNLPSVFNPDKRPWIQPENATITQIKRVVQSCPTGALKYRDADSEEQPEPQNAIIISPDGPVYFRGNIEVRNAEGETVLKDTRMALCRCGQSDNKPLCDNSHRDILFEAPAAFDPEKLESPTEEKEDSENPLIIKLMKNGPALIEGEYQVFSITAQPVSSTKNIALCRCGQSSAKPFCDGTHKEVGFKG